A window of Pseudodesulfovibrio hydrargyri contains these coding sequences:
- a CDS encoding 3-dehydroquinate synthase II family protein — protein MKKVIFKSVPFDKTLVTLALESGVDAVMVEKDKADAVRALGRVTVITPEDMPVVELTKKADEDVAVKAIQAGKNVVLKKGWEIIPVENILAQVDTLALECESLDRALLAAGILERGCDTIVVLPEGAADLKRIVAELKLSQGTMELSTATVTAIESTGLGHRVCVDTISMLKKGQGMLIGNSSAFSFLVHAETESNPYVAARPFRVNAGAVHAYAQMPGDKTTYLEELSSGTDVLIVGADGATSLATVGRVKVEVRPMLLISAEVKTAGGVKSGQVFLQNAETIRVVSDKGEPVSVVTLKVGDKILVRTDEAGRHFGMRIKEDIKEG, from the coding sequence ATGAAAAAAGTCATCTTCAAATCCGTGCCCTTCGACAAGACCCTGGTCACCCTGGCCCTGGAATCCGGCGTGGACGCCGTCATGGTCGAGAAGGACAAGGCGGACGCCGTCCGGGCGCTCGGCCGGGTCACCGTCATCACCCCCGAGGACATGCCCGTGGTCGAGCTGACCAAGAAGGCCGACGAGGACGTGGCCGTCAAGGCCATCCAGGCGGGCAAGAACGTGGTCCTCAAGAAGGGCTGGGAGATCATTCCGGTGGAGAACATCCTGGCCCAGGTGGACACCCTGGCCCTGGAATGCGAATCCCTGGACCGGGCCCTGCTCGCCGCGGGCATCCTGGAGCGGGGCTGCGACACCATCGTGGTCCTGCCCGAGGGGGCCGCCGACCTGAAGCGAATCGTCGCCGAACTCAAACTCTCCCAGGGGACCATGGAACTTTCCACCGCCACCGTCACCGCCATCGAATCCACCGGCCTGGGCCACCGCGTCTGCGTGGACACCATCTCCATGCTGAAGAAGGGCCAGGGCATGCTCATCGGCAATTCCAGCGCCTTCTCCTTCCTGGTCCACGCCGAGACCGAATCCAACCCCTACGTGGCCGCCCGCCCCTTCCGGGTCAACGCGGGCGCGGTCCACGCCTACGCCCAGATGCCCGGCGACAAGACCACCTATCTCGAGGAACTCTCCTCGGGCACGGACGTGCTCATCGTGGGCGCGGACGGGGCCACCTCCCTGGCCACCGTGGGCCGCGTCAAGGTCGAGGTCCGGCCCATGCTGCTGATCTCCGCCGAGGTCAAGACCGCCGGCGGCGTGAAGAGCGGCCAGGTGTTCCTGCAGAACGCCGAAACCATCCGAGTGGTCTCGGACAAGGGCGAACCCGTGTCCGTGGTCACCCTCAAGGTCGGGGACAAGATTCTCGTGCGCACCGACGAGGCAGGACGCCACTTCGGCATGCGCATCAAGGAAGACATCAAGGAAGGGTAG
- a CDS encoding 2-amino-3,7-dideoxy-D-threo-hept-6-ulosonate synthase, protein MHIGKAIRLERIFNRNTGRTIVVPMDHGVTVGPIDGLVDMREAVGRVVDGGANAVIEHKGLVRCGHRAQGKDIGLIVHLSASTTLSPFPNAKSLVASVEDAIRLGADAVSIHCNLGDETEAAMLGDFGRMSSEAANWGIPLLAMVYARGPKVKNEYDPEIVAHCARVGTELGADVVKVNYTGDKETFARVCDACCIPVVIAGGPKLDSTEAFLRMVHDSLEAGGAGLSVGRNVFQHENPTRLVEALNMIVHGDESVEAALNHLNA, encoded by the coding sequence ATGCACATCGGTAAAGCCATCAGGTTGGAGCGCATCTTCAACCGCAACACGGGCAGGACCATCGTGGTCCCCATGGACCACGGCGTGACCGTCGGCCCCATCGACGGGCTGGTCGACATGCGCGAGGCCGTTGGCCGGGTCGTGGACGGCGGGGCCAACGCCGTCATCGAACACAAGGGGCTGGTCCGCTGCGGCCACCGGGCCCAGGGCAAGGACATCGGGCTCATCGTCCACCTGTCCGCCTCGACCACCCTTTCCCCCTTCCCCAACGCCAAATCCCTGGTCGCCTCGGTGGAGGACGCCATCCGGCTGGGCGCGGACGCCGTGTCCATCCACTGCAACCTCGGCGACGAGACCGAGGCCGCCATGCTGGGCGATTTCGGCAGGATGTCCTCCGAGGCCGCCAACTGGGGCATCCCGCTCCTGGCCATGGTCTACGCGCGCGGCCCCAAGGTGAAGAACGAGTACGACCCCGAGATCGTGGCCCACTGCGCCCGCGTGGGCACCGAGCTGGGCGCGGACGTGGTCAAGGTCAACTACACCGGCGACAAGGAGACCTTCGCCCGCGTGTGCGACGCCTGCTGCATCCCGGTGGTCATCGCGGGGGGCCCCAAGCTCGACAGCACCGAAGCCTTCCTGCGGATGGTCCACGACTCCCTGGAAGCGGGCGGCGCGGGCCTGTCCGTGGGCCGCAACGTCTTCCAGCACGAGAACCCCACCCGCCTGGTGGAGGCCCTGAACATGATCGTCCACGGCGACGAGTCCGTCGAGGCCGCCCTCAACCACCTTAACGCATAG
- a CDS encoding ammonium transporter has product MFSRKSPTHVSKRLAIGAAALVAALAPTFAYAQEVEVLTQSNANILWTLIAACLVMIMQAGFACVECGFTRAKSAGNIMMKNFLDFAAGSIVFFLFGFGVMFGLDAGGFMGTSGFALGGVAEGDMMWTYTFWFFQSVFAATAATIVSGGMAERTKFGSYVVVSIVISGLIYPISGHWAWGSLWLGDDGAGWLEALGFCDFAGSSVVHSVGGWIALAGALVLGPRIGKYSEDGKANAIPGHNIPLAGLGVFILWFGWFGFNPGSTTTADDTIGLIAMNTSLAACGGTLGAMIFSWFRFGKPDISMTMNGCLAGLVGITAPCATVTPGPSIIIGLVAGVLVVLAIEFIDKVLKIDDPVGASSVHGVCGAWGTIACGLFNVDGGLFYGGGMGQLGVQLIGVGVFFVWAFGAGFILMNIVKGVFGIRVTKEEELKGLDIAEHGSESYNGFQLFSNE; this is encoded by the coding sequence ATGTTTTCGAGAAAGTCCCCGACCCATGTTTCCAAGAGGCTCGCCATCGGCGCGGCCGCTTTGGTAGCAGCCCTGGCCCCCACCTTCGCCTACGCCCAGGAAGTGGAGGTCCTCACCCAGTCCAACGCCAACATCCTGTGGACGTTGATCGCCGCCTGTCTGGTCATGATCATGCAGGCCGGCTTCGCCTGCGTCGAGTGCGGTTTCACCCGCGCCAAATCCGCCGGTAACATCATGATGAAGAACTTCCTGGACTTCGCCGCCGGGTCGATCGTCTTCTTCCTGTTCGGTTTCGGCGTCATGTTCGGCCTGGACGCGGGCGGGTTCATGGGTACCTCCGGTTTCGCCCTGGGCGGTGTGGCCGAAGGCGACATGATGTGGACCTACACCTTCTGGTTCTTCCAGTCCGTGTTTGCCGCCACCGCCGCCACCATCGTCTCGGGCGGCATGGCCGAGCGCACCAAGTTCGGCAGCTACGTCGTCGTCTCCATCGTTATTTCCGGTTTGATCTACCCCATCTCCGGCCACTGGGCCTGGGGTTCCCTGTGGCTGGGCGATGACGGCGCCGGTTGGCTGGAAGCCCTGGGCTTCTGCGACTTCGCCGGTTCCTCCGTGGTCCACTCCGTGGGCGGCTGGATCGCCCTGGCCGGCGCCCTGGTGCTCGGCCCGCGCATCGGCAAGTACTCCGAGGACGGCAAGGCCAACGCCATCCCGGGCCACAACATCCCGCTGGCCGGTCTGGGCGTCTTCATCCTCTGGTTCGGCTGGTTCGGCTTCAACCCCGGCTCCACCACCACCGCCGACGACACCATCGGCCTGATCGCCATGAACACCTCCCTGGCCGCCTGCGGCGGTACCCTGGGTGCCATGATCTTCTCCTGGTTCCGTTTCGGCAAGCCCGACATCTCCATGACCATGAACGGCTGCCTGGCCGGCCTGGTCGGCATCACCGCGCCCTGCGCCACCGTCACCCCCGGCCCGTCCATCATCATCGGCCTGGTCGCCGGCGTGCTGGTTGTCCTGGCCATCGAGTTCATCGACAAGGTCCTCAAGATCGACGATCCGGTCGGCGCGTCTTCGGTCCACGGCGTCTGCGGCGCCTGGGGCACCATCGCCTGCGGCCTGTTCAACGTCGACGGCGGCCTGTTCTACGGCGGCGGCATGGGCCAGCTCGGCGTCCAGCTGATCGGCGTGGGCGTGTTCTTCGTCTGGGCCTTCGGCGCCGGCTTCATCCTCATGAACATCGTCAAGGGCGTCTTCGGCATCCGCGTCACCAAGGAAGAGGAACTCAAGGGCCTGGACATCGCCGAGCACGGTTCCGAGTCCTACAACGGCTTCCAGCTCTTCAGCAACGAGTAG
- a CDS encoding P-II family nitrogen regulator: protein MKLIIAYIRPEKLNDVKQALYAKEIYSLSVTNILGSGRQKGFTETYRGVQMEVNLLKKVRLEIGVNDDFEQKAIDAILTSGQTGSEGDGVIFVSELTKAMRIRTGEDGIL, encoded by the coding sequence ATGAAGCTCATCATAGCATACATCAGGCCCGAAAAGCTCAACGACGTGAAGCAGGCCCTTTACGCCAAGGAGATCTACTCCCTGTCCGTGACCAACATCCTGGGCTCGGGTCGCCAGAAAGGTTTCACCGAGACCTACCGCGGCGTGCAGATGGAAGTGAACCTGCTCAAGAAGGTCCGCCTCGAGATCGGCGTCAACGACGACTTCGAGCAGAAGGCCATCGACGCCATCCTGACCTCCGGCCAGACCGGTTCCGAAGGCGACGGCGTGATCTTCGTCTCCGAACTGACCAAGGCCATGCGCATCAGGACCGGTGAGGACGGCATCCTCTAG
- a CDS encoding EAL domain-containing protein: protein MPDIRKIIENRSLITHFQPQVSLKRKAVVGLEALSRGFDPQSGEIIPPTLLFEQARDRASRLALDRACRTNAAESFAALHRKDKSMMLSMNIDASCINEETRGSCHVLNLVTRCGISPSNVIIEIIESRCEDMDALMAFVKFYRENDFLIALDDVGAGFSNLDRIPLLKPDVIKLDRTLISGVDKHFHKLEVVRSFVQMSNRLGCLVLAEGVETAEEAMCLLSNGVDVFQGYYFARPAPGLDAVPGMASKVDALAERHRENRTQQIADDKRLYSSYDLTVLTMCQELAETQAKDMGQVLAKFVDTYDSVECLYVLDMRGNQITDTVCDPRRLKTSKRFLYEPAEVGADHSLKEYFLPIQAGLEKFTTRPYISLASGNLCITISHMFYHKSSGRHRILCVDMSRAEEGGPR from the coding sequence GTGCCAGACATACGCAAGATCATTGAAAATCGTTCGCTGATCACGCACTTCCAGCCCCAAGTCTCCCTGAAGAGAAAGGCGGTTGTCGGGCTGGAGGCGCTGAGCAGGGGGTTCGACCCCCAGAGCGGAGAAATCATACCTCCAACCCTGCTGTTCGAGCAGGCCCGGGACAGGGCATCCCGGCTCGCCCTGGACCGGGCCTGCCGAACCAACGCGGCGGAGTCCTTCGCCGCGCTGCACAGGAAAGACAAGAGCATGATGCTCTCCATGAACATCGACGCCTCCTGCATCAACGAGGAGACGCGCGGTTCCTGCCACGTGCTCAACCTGGTCACCCGCTGCGGCATCAGCCCGAGCAACGTGATCATCGAGATCATCGAATCCCGGTGCGAGGACATGGACGCCCTCATGGCCTTCGTCAAGTTCTACCGGGAAAACGACTTTCTCATCGCGCTCGACGACGTGGGCGCGGGTTTTTCCAACCTCGACCGCATCCCCCTGCTCAAGCCCGACGTCATCAAGCTGGACCGCACGCTCATCAGCGGCGTGGACAAGCACTTCCACAAGCTCGAAGTGGTCCGCAGCTTCGTCCAGATGTCCAACCGCCTCGGCTGCCTGGTCCTGGCCGAGGGCGTGGAGACCGCGGAGGAGGCCATGTGCCTGCTGTCCAACGGGGTGGACGTGTTCCAGGGATACTATTTCGCCCGGCCCGCGCCGGGGCTGGACGCGGTGCCCGGCATGGCGAGCAAGGTGGACGCCCTGGCCGAGCGGCACCGCGAGAACCGCACCCAGCAGATCGCGGACGACAAGCGGCTGTATTCCAGCTACGACCTGACCGTGCTGACCATGTGCCAGGAGCTGGCCGAGACCCAGGCCAAGGACATGGGCCAGGTCCTGGCCAAATTCGTCGATACCTACGACAGCGTGGAGTGCCTGTACGTCCTGGACATGCGCGGCAACCAGATCACCGACACCGTGTGCGACCCGCGTCGGCTCAAGACCAGCAAGCGTTTTCTCTACGAGCCCGCCGAGGTGGGCGCGGACCACTCGCTCAAGGAATACTTCCTGCCCATCCAGGCGGGCCTGGAGAAGTTCACCACCCGGCCGTACATCTCGCTGGCCTCGGGCAATCTGTGCATCACCATCTCCCATATGTTTTACCATAAGAGCAGCGGCCGTCACCGCATCCTGTGCGTTGACATGTCACGGGCCGAAGAGGGAGGCCCCCGATAG
- the metK gene encoding methionine adenosyltransferase, producing the protein MQIEGKYLFTSESVTEGHPDKVADQISDAILDAIIGQDANARVACETLVTTGMAFIAGEISTTAFADFPEIVRNTIKDIGYNSSDTMGFDWQTCAVISSIDKQSPDIAQGVDRVKPEDQGAGDQGMMFGFATNETPTLMPTPIYYAHKLSRRLTYVRKEGILDFLRPDGKTQVCVQFDSGKPVRIDNVVVSSQHDENIAYSDLKEAILKEVIMHTLPEDLIDDSLKTYINPTGRFVIGGPVGDCGLTGRKIINDTYGGAGAHGGGAFSGKDPSKVDRSGAYMARYVAKNVVAAGLADICEVQIAYAIGVAEPVSVVVSARGTGQVSDEQLTKAVTEVFDMRPYFIQERLKLRRPIFQKTTNYGHFGRELPEFTWEATDAVDDLRTACKI; encoded by the coding sequence ATGCAGATCGAAGGCAAATACCTTTTCACTTCCGAGTCCGTGACCGAAGGCCACCCCGACAAGGTGGCCGACCAGATTTCCGACGCCATCCTGGACGCCATCATCGGCCAGGACGCGAACGCCCGCGTGGCCTGCGAGACCCTGGTGACCACCGGCATGGCCTTCATCGCCGGTGAAATCTCCACCACCGCTTTCGCCGACTTTCCGGAGATCGTCCGGAACACCATCAAGGACATCGGCTACAACAGCTCCGACACCATGGGCTTCGACTGGCAGACCTGCGCGGTCATCTCGTCCATCGACAAGCAGTCCCCGGACATCGCCCAGGGCGTGGACCGGGTCAAGCCCGAGGACCAGGGCGCTGGCGACCAGGGCATGATGTTCGGTTTCGCCACCAACGAGACCCCCACCCTCATGCCCACCCCGATCTACTACGCCCACAAGCTGTCCCGCCGCCTGACCTACGTGCGCAAGGAGGGCATCCTCGATTTCCTGCGCCCGGACGGCAAGACCCAGGTCTGCGTCCAGTTCGACAGCGGCAAGCCCGTGCGCATCGACAACGTGGTCGTCTCCTCCCAGCATGACGAGAACATCGCCTACTCCGACCTGAAGGAGGCGATCCTCAAGGAAGTCATCATGCACACCCTGCCCGAGGACCTGATCGACGACAGCCTGAAGACCTACATCAACCCCACCGGCCGGTTCGTCATCGGCGGCCCGGTGGGCGACTGCGGCCTGACCGGACGCAAGATCATCAACGACACCTACGGCGGCGCGGGCGCGCACGGCGGCGGCGCCTTCTCGGGCAAGGACCCGTCCAAGGTGGACCGCTCCGGCGCGTACATGGCCCGCTACGTGGCCAAGAACGTGGTCGCCGCCGGCCTGGCCGACATCTGCGAGGTGCAGATCGCCTACGCCATCGGCGTGGCCGAGCCCGTGTCCGTGGTGGTCAGCGCGCGCGGCACCGGCCAGGTTTCGGACGAGCAGCTGACCAAGGCCGTGACCGAGGTCTTCGACATGCGCCCCTACTTCATCCAGGAGCGCCTCAAGCTGCGCCGCCCCATCTTCCAGAAGACCACCAACTACGGCCACTTCGGCCGCGAGCTGCCCGAGTTCACCTGGGAAGCCACCGACGCCGTGGACGATCTGCGCACCGCCTGCAAGATCTAG
- the panD gene encoding aspartate 1-decarboxylase, whose protein sequence is MAQRCFLSAKIHGATITCANLEYRGSISIDTRLMKTVGLLPYEQVDVYNLDNGERLTTYAIPGQPGEICLNGAAAHKGGVGQRVIIAAYMWLDENEAKTRKPRVVIAGKNNTVDEILECELINPDF, encoded by the coding sequence GTGGCTCAAAGATGTTTCCTGAGCGCCAAGATCCATGGCGCGACCATTACCTGCGCGAACCTGGAATACCGGGGGAGCATTTCCATCGACACCAGGCTGATGAAGACGGTGGGACTGCTGCCCTACGAACAGGTGGACGTGTACAACCTGGACAACGGGGAGCGGCTGACCACCTACGCCATCCCCGGCCAACCGGGCGAGATCTGCCTGAACGGAGCCGCCGCGCACAAGGGCGGCGTCGGCCAGCGCGTGATCATCGCCGCATACATGTGGCTGGACGAAAACGAAGCGAAGACCCGCAAACCCAGGGTCGTCATCGCAGGCAAGAACAATACCGTCGACGAAATCCTCGAGTGCGAACTCATCAACCCGGATTTCTAG
- the panC gene encoding pantoate--beta-alanine ligase codes for MNIITDPTELQRQCLAWRGQGHSIGLVPTMGYLHHGHTSLIDRARPECDRLVVSVFVNPAQFGENEDLDSYPRDFESDRAKAEAHGVDLLFAPEPGAMYEDNHATWVEVPRLGENLCGATRPIHFRGVCTVVTKLFMLTQAEVAVFGEKDWQQFAILRRMVRDLNMPVKLIGHPIVREEDGLALSSRNAYLTEEERAAAPNIRKGLLKLADKARGGERDCAALKRFLADEYAAALPMGQVDYIEIVDPDEISPLGAIARSALAAVAVRMGKARLIDNILIEV; via the coding sequence ATGAATATCATCACCGATCCGACTGAATTGCAGCGCCAGTGCCTTGCCTGGCGCGGGCAGGGGCACTCCATCGGCCTTGTGCCGACCATGGGCTACCTGCACCACGGCCACACCTCCCTCATCGACCGGGCGCGGCCCGAGTGCGACCGGCTGGTGGTCTCGGTCTTCGTCAACCCGGCCCAGTTCGGCGAGAACGAAGACCTGGACAGCTACCCGCGAGACTTTGAAAGCGACCGCGCCAAGGCCGAGGCCCACGGCGTGGACCTGCTCTTCGCGCCCGAGCCCGGGGCCATGTACGAGGACAACCACGCCACCTGGGTGGAGGTCCCCCGGCTGGGCGAGAACCTCTGCGGAGCCACCCGGCCCATCCATTTCCGGGGCGTGTGCACGGTGGTCACCAAGCTGTTCATGCTGACCCAGGCCGAGGTGGCCGTGTTCGGCGAAAAGGACTGGCAGCAGTTCGCCATCCTGCGCCGCATGGTCCGCGACCTGAACATGCCGGTCAAACTCATCGGCCACCCCATCGTGCGCGAGGAGGACGGCCTGGCCTTAAGCTCCCGCAACGCCTACCTGACCGAGGAGGAGCGCGCCGCGGCCCCGAACATCCGCAAGGGGCTGCTCAAGCTTGCGGACAAGGCCAGGGGCGGGGAGCGCGACTGCGCGGCCCTGAAGCGCTTTTTGGCCGACGAGTACGCCGCCGCCCTGCCCATGGGCCAGGTGGACTACATCGAGATCGTGGATCCGGACGAAATTTCGCCGCTTGGAGCCATCGCCCGCTCCGCACTGGCCGCCGTGGCCGTGCGCATGGGCAAGGCCCGGCTGATAGATAATATACTGATAGAGGTTTAG
- a CDS encoding tetratricopeptide repeat-containing diguanylate cyclase produces MRTNKDIFSDRAVSLTPQELIDFEHTIKDCMAEFVPFTSYSLFFPRERSAGIPEPEFRAEDSELILPLVFKGEMMCYFIAKGVRLKAPATAPKYLMALAASVLEKLALYKKAVTDPLTGLYSRNFFFEELEQAIDQVQGCLATGSCRSGVEAREPEMAFSGTFGVIFLDLDTFQPVNERYGYLKGDDILGEVGRLLSLVCPKYTTVARFANDKFAILVPDAKPHACFQLSEVIRSGLSKLSFTDDITNDTISVTGSLGYVCYPQGLEGAQFRRTPSEQARMIVRKARKGVAVAKDQGRNRVFGYADILSKGGRVLETLPMNRMVVSLGEASGAKVGQRFLVRSPKSGGVASASLTEDERLSGRYPALYKGEVVLVEVQDDMAFAEALHLGDAAWAVEPGDRLNLIEGDESLFSPEQEIKDDTMPSHDGATQLLRYGEFVSWFAKARLKPESFGLSLVRILDQPEENDRYQDGMDHMARDVARLARGVFGDAATGGRFGLNGMIFFTEGVDRQTLMDRTLELERAVADNLGLKISVGSARYPFLNFDRADMLENCRKALEHALLLPDPRVAVFDSISLNLSADRRFMDGDIYGAIEEFKLALLDDDNNLLARNSLGICYAQLGRFEEARHEFEHVVELDKKDVLAQYNLGWANHRLGDLKSAEKAYRQCLKAEPGHVYSLMRLGSIEEKANHLKKAANLYGKAADQPGGERMVLRPLARVAYRQGDIEATREYLHLALNADHNDHQAMHMLAKLYLDQGEDPQIAEVLARQSSALAPGAAAYWETLVEALEAQGKGEEAAIVAARAAG; encoded by the coding sequence ATGAGGACAAATAAGGACATCTTCTCGGACAGGGCCGTGTCGCTCACTCCCCAGGAGTTGATCGATTTCGAACACACCATCAAGGATTGCATGGCGGAGTTCGTTCCCTTCACCTCCTACAGCCTGTTCTTTCCCAGGGAGCGGTCGGCCGGGATTCCCGAGCCCGAGTTCCGGGCCGAGGACAGCGAACTGATCCTGCCCCTGGTCTTCAAGGGCGAGATGATGTGCTACTTCATAGCCAAGGGCGTGCGCCTCAAGGCTCCGGCCACGGCCCCGAAGTACCTCATGGCCCTGGCCGCGTCCGTGCTCGAGAAGCTGGCCCTGTACAAGAAGGCGGTCACCGACCCGCTGACCGGCCTGTATTCGCGCAATTTCTTTTTCGAGGAACTGGAGCAGGCCATCGACCAGGTGCAGGGATGCCTGGCCACCGGGTCCTGCCGGTCCGGGGTGGAGGCCCGCGAGCCCGAGATGGCCTTTTCCGGGACCTTCGGTGTCATTTTCCTCGACCTCGACACCTTCCAGCCCGTGAACGAGCGCTACGGCTACCTCAAGGGCGACGACATCCTGGGCGAGGTCGGACGGCTGCTCAGCCTGGTCTGCCCCAAGTACACCACCGTGGCCCGCTTCGCCAACGACAAGTTCGCCATCCTGGTGCCCGACGCCAAGCCGCACGCCTGCTTCCAGCTGTCCGAGGTCATCCGCTCGGGTCTGAGCAAGCTCTCGTTCACCGACGACATCACCAACGACACCATCTCCGTCACCGGCAGCCTGGGCTACGTCTGCTACCCGCAGGGGCTGGAGGGCGCGCAGTTCCGGCGCACCCCGTCCGAGCAGGCGCGCATGATCGTGCGCAAGGCCCGCAAGGGCGTGGCCGTGGCCAAGGACCAGGGGCGCAACCGGGTCTTCGGCTACGCGGACATCCTGTCCAAGGGCGGCCGGGTCCTCGAGACCCTGCCCATGAACCGCATGGTCGTGTCCCTGGGCGAGGCCTCCGGAGCCAAGGTGGGCCAGCGGTTCCTGGTCCGTTCGCCCAAGTCCGGCGGGGTGGCCTCGGCCTCCCTGACCGAGGACGAGCGGTTGTCCGGCCGCTATCCGGCCTTGTACAAGGGCGAGGTGGTCCTGGTCGAGGTCCAGGACGACATGGCCTTTGCCGAGGCCCTGCACCTGGGCGACGCGGCCTGGGCCGTGGAGCCCGGCGACCGGCTGAATCTCATCGAGGGCGACGAAAGCCTGTTCTCGCCCGAGCAGGAAATAAAGGACGACACCATGCCGAGCCACGACGGCGCGACACAGCTTCTGCGATACGGCGAATTCGTCTCCTGGTTCGCCAAGGCCCGGCTCAAGCCCGAGTCCTTCGGCCTGTCCCTGGTCCGCATCCTGGACCAACCCGAGGAGAATGACCGCTACCAGGACGGCATGGACCACATGGCCCGCGACGTGGCCAGGCTGGCGCGCGGCGTGTTCGGCGACGCGGCCACCGGCGGCCGGTTCGGCCTCAACGGCATGATCTTCTTCACCGAGGGCGTGGACCGGCAGACTCTCATGGACCGTACCCTGGAGCTCGAGCGGGCCGTGGCCGACAATCTCGGCCTCAAGATTTCCGTGGGGTCCGCGCGCTACCCGTTCCTGAATTTCGACCGGGCCGACATGCTCGAAAATTGCCGCAAGGCCCTGGAGCACGCCCTGCTCCTGCCCGACCCGCGCGTGGCCGTGTTCGACTCCATCTCGCTCAACCTTTCCGCCGACCGTCGCTTCATGGACGGCGACATCTACGGGGCCATCGAGGAGTTCAAGCTGGCTCTGCTCGACGACGACAACAACCTCCTGGCCCGCAACTCGCTCGGCATCTGCTACGCTCAGCTCGGCCGGTTCGAGGAGGCCCGCCACGAGTTCGAACACGTGGTGGAACTGGACAAGAAGGATGTCCTTGCCCAGTACAACCTGGGCTGGGCCAACCACCGCCTGGGGGACCTCAAGTCCGCTGAAAAGGCCTACCGCCAGTGCCTCAAGGCCGAGCCCGGCCACGTCTATTCGCTCATGCGCCTGGGCTCCATCGAGGAAAAGGCCAACCACCTCAAGAAGGCCGCCAATCTCTACGGGAAGGCCGCCGACCAGCCCGGCGGCGAACGCATGGTCCTGCGCCCGCTGGCCCGCGTGGCCTACCGCCAGGGCGACATCGAGGCCACCCGCGAATACCTGCACCTGGCCCTGAACGCCGACCACAACGACCACCAGGCCATGCACATGCTCGCCAAGCTCTATCTCGACCAGGGCGAGGACCCGCAGATCGCCGAGGTCCTGGCCCGCCAGTCCTCGGCCCTGGCCCCGGGCGCGGCCGCCTACTGGGAAACCCTGGTCGAGGCCCTCGAAGCCCAGGGCAAGGGCGAGGAAGCCGCCATCGTCGCCGCCCGCGCGGCGGGGTAG